In one window of Roseovarius nanhaiticus DNA:
- the tsaB gene encoding tRNA (adenosine(37)-N6)-threonylcarbamoyltransferase complex dimerization subunit type 1 TsaB, translating to MSEPLILGVDTSGSYCSAVLLQGGDVLCDLYQDMTKGQVETLFPLLEDLMARGGADWSDLSAIGVGTGPGNFTGIRISVSAMRGLALSLGIRAVGVTLLDGLAHDAAGPVIAAIAAPRGQAYVAGYGMARALPPQLISIDALPLTLVEPGLISVGTAGAEIAAHLGVPHIPAAHAPGAAIARIATTRWQLGDAPAAPFYLKQADAAPARDVPPVMLPEAPL from the coding sequence GTGTCTGAACCTTTGATCCTTGGCGTAGATACGTCGGGTTCCTATTGCAGCGCCGTCCTCTTGCAGGGCGGCGATGTGCTTTGTGACCTGTACCAAGATATGACGAAGGGTCAGGTCGAGACGCTGTTCCCGCTGCTTGAAGATCTGATGGCGCGAGGCGGGGCCGATTGGAGTGATCTTTCGGCCATTGGTGTTGGTACGGGGCCGGGTAATTTTACGGGTATCCGCATTTCCGTTTCTGCGATGCGGGGTCTGGCATTGTCTCTGGGCATCCGGGCCGTCGGGGTAACGCTGCTCGATGGCTTGGCGCATGACGCGGCGGGGCCGGTGATTGCGGCGATCGCGGCGCCGCGCGGGCAGGCGTATGTGGCCGGTTACGGTATGGCGCGCGCGCTGCCGCCGCAGTTGATCTCGATTGACGCGCTGCCGTTGACGCTGGTCGAACCTGGGCTGATTTCGGTCGGAACGGCGGGCGCCGAGATAGCGGCGCATCTGGGCGTGCCGCATATTCCGGCGGCTCATGCGCCCGGCGCCGCAATCGCGCGGATCGCCACCACGCGGTGGCAATTAGGCGACGCACCCGCTGCGCCGTTTTACCTCAAGCAGGCGGACGCGGCGCCGGCGCGCGACGTGCCGCCGGTGATGCTGCCGGAGGCGCCCTTGTGA
- a CDS encoding sulfite exporter TauE/SafE family protein, with amino-acid sequence MQIYLPIAEVSVNIFLLLGLGGLVGVLSGMFGVGGGFLMTPLLFFIGIPPAVAVATGANQIVASSFSAVLAHFRRKAVDLRMGTVLLIGGLVGAGFGVMLFNYLKAMGQVDLLVTLFYVVFLGIIGGLMFFESLRAIRRTRKGGPMAPRKKHTWIQKLPLKMRFRTSGLYISVIPPVIVGMSVGVLAAIMGVGGGFIMVPAMIYLLGMPTKVVVGTSLFQIIFVAAFTTMLHATTSHIVDVVLALFLLVGGVVGAQFGTQIGARMKAEQLRILLAVLVLAVCLKLGLDLLLPPTDIFSISEIAPS; translated from the coding sequence ATGCAGATCTACCTCCCCATCGCCGAGGTGTCGGTTAACATCTTTCTCCTGCTGGGCCTTGGGGGCCTTGTCGGGGTTTTGTCCGGGATGTTTGGTGTGGGCGGCGGATTTCTGATGACGCCGCTGCTCTTCTTTATCGGCATCCCGCCCGCCGTCGCCGTTGCGACCGGCGCGAACCAGATCGTCGCCTCTTCCTTCTCCGCTGTGCTCGCGCATTTCAGGCGCAAGGCGGTGGATCTGCGCATGGGCACGGTCCTGCTGATCGGCGGGCTTGTGGGCGCCGGCTTTGGCGTGATGCTGTTCAACTATCTCAAGGCGATGGGGCAGGTCGATCTGCTGGTTACGCTGTTTTACGTCGTTTTCCTGGGGATCATTGGCGGGCTCATGTTTTTTGAGAGTCTGCGCGCCATCCGCCGCACGCGCAAAGGCGGCCCCATGGCCCCGCGCAAGAAGCATACCTGGATCCAGAAGCTGCCGCTCAAGATGCGGTTTCGCACTTCGGGCCTCTATATCAGTGTCATTCCCCCGGTCATCGTCGGGATGTCGGTGGGCGTGCTGGCAGCCATCATGGGTGTCGGCGGAGGCTTCATCATGGTGCCCGCAATGATCTATCTGCTGGGCATGCCGACCAAGGTCGTCGTGGGCACGTCGCTCTTCCAGATCATCTTCGTTGCGGCCTTCACCACGATGCTGCATGCCACGACAAGCCATATCGTCGATGTGGTGCTGGCGCTTTTCCTGCTGGTCGGCGGCGTGGTGGGTGCACAATTCGGCACGCAAATCGGCGCGCGCATGAAGGCCGAGCAATTGCGCATCCTTCTGGCAGTGCTGGTGTTGGCCGTCTGTCTCAAGCTGGGGCTGGATCTTCTGCTTCCGCCGACGGACATCTTCTCGATCAGTGAGATCGCGCCGTCATGA
- a CDS encoding TIGR02186 family protein — MKTVLLALALFLPVSAAAEEVVLGLSRNSISIDTTFDGSQILLFGAIKREEAIPVSDLGVVVAIAGPSQPLDVRRKERRFGIWVNVDAVEVDAAPSFYAVATSGPWSETLSQVEDLRHKISIPRAIRSVGAPGGVVDSQSFSDAVIRIRERSGAYQILEGAVEVSEQTLFQTSIDLPANLTEGDYVTRIFLTRDGAVVSRYETIIDVRKVGLERWLFELSRENAFLYGIMSLVIAIAAGWGASAAFRLLRRV, encoded by the coding sequence ATGAAGACCGTGCTGCTGGCCCTCGCTCTATTCTTGCCGGTCTCGGCGGCAGCCGAGGAAGTCGTGCTGGGTCTCAGCCGCAACAGCATTTCGATCGATACCACCTTCGACGGCTCGCAGATCCTGCTGTTCGGCGCAATCAAGCGCGAAGAGGCGATCCCGGTAAGTGATCTGGGCGTCGTGGTGGCGATTGCCGGGCCGAGCCAGCCTTTGGATGTGCGCCGCAAGGAGCGGCGATTTGGAATCTGGGTGAATGTTGACGCGGTCGAGGTGGACGCCGCCCCAAGTTTCTACGCCGTCGCCACGTCCGGGCCATGGTCAGAAACGCTGAGCCAGGTCGAGGATCTGCGCCACAAGATCTCCATCCCGCGCGCGATCCGCTCGGTCGGGGCTCCGGGTGGCGTGGTGGACAGCCAAAGCTTCAGCGATGCGGTCATCCGCATCCGAGAGCGCAGCGGCGCCTACCAGATTCTCGAGGGCGCCGTAGAGGTAAGCGAGCAAACGTTGTTCCAGACCTCCATCGATCTGCCCGCCAACCTGACCGAGGGAGACTACGTCACCCGCATCTTCCTGACGCGGGACGGTGCGGTGGTGTCGCGCTATGAAACCATCATCGACGTGCGCAAGGTGGGTCTGGAGCGATGGCTCTTTGAGCTCTCGCGCGAGAACGCTTTTCTTTATGGTATAATGTCATTGGTCATCGCGATCGCCGCCGGGTGGGGAGCCTCGGCCGCGTTCAGACTGCTGCGGCGTGTCTGA
- a CDS encoding LysE family translocator encodes MSEYVAYLPGFIAAYSILAVAAASPGPAVAMLLGVAQTEGRRDALVAALGIAAGSATINVATLLGVGLILSQAAWAMGALRLIGAGYLLWLAFGAFRKAVHPPRVNAREVRRRSLPRRFLSGYLLQVTNPKAVIFWLAIASVGAAQGGGLAVASAFVIGVFVISLLAHVAWALLLSSAPIRRGYAAGRRWIEAGLGAFFVIAAWKLASAR; translated from the coding sequence GTGAGCGAGTATGTTGCTTATCTGCCCGGCTTCATCGCCGCTTATTCCATACTTGCGGTCGCCGCGGCGTCGCCCGGGCCTGCGGTCGCGATGCTACTGGGCGTTGCGCAAACCGAAGGCCGCCGCGATGCGTTGGTTGCGGCACTTGGCATCGCGGCGGGCAGCGCGACGATCAATGTGGCGACGTTGCTGGGCGTCGGCCTTATCCTCAGTCAGGCGGCCTGGGCGATGGGCGCGTTGCGATTGATCGGGGCGGGTTACCTTTTGTGGCTGGCCTTTGGTGCTTTTCGCAAGGCAGTGCATCCGCCAAGGGTGAACGCGCGCGAGGTACGCAGGCGCAGCCTGCCGCGCCGTTTCCTGTCTGGATACCTGTTGCAGGTAACCAATCCCAAGGCCGTGATCTTCTGGCTGGCCATCGCGTCCGTGGGTGCGGCGCAGGGGGGCGGTTTGGCTGTTGCGTCTGCCTTCGTCATCGGTGTCTTCGTGATTTCGCTGCTGGCGCATGTTGCCTGGGCGTTGCTGCTATCCTCGGCGCCAATTCGCCGCGGATACGCCGCCGGGCGCCGCTGGATCGAGGCGGGGTTGGGCGCGTTTTTCGTGATAGCGGCCTGGAAGCTGGCAAGCGCGCGATAG
- a CDS encoding GNAT family N-acetyltransferase, which produces MSVAEALARLHARAFAPTGRGWSIAEFSYLIDAPHCHLAHETHGFALARVIAGEAELLTLATDPEHRREGIATRLLTQVERRVAEAGANRQFLEVAQDNPAARALYARAGYAETGRRAGYYARPGGTPVDALVLAKDLIA; this is translated from the coding sequence GTGAGTGTCGCCGAGGCGCTGGCGCGTCTGCATGCCCGCGCGTTCGCGCCGACTGGGCGGGGCTGGAGCATCGCTGAGTTTTCCTACCTGATCGACGCGCCGCATTGCCATCTCGCCCATGAGACGCATGGCTTTGCCTTGGCGCGCGTGATTGCGGGCGAGGCCGAGCTCTTGACGCTGGCAACTGACCCCGAGCATCGCCGGGAGGGAATTGCCACGCGCCTTTTGACCCAAGTCGAGCGCCGTGTCGCGGAGGCTGGCGCCAATCGGCAATTCCTGGAGGTGGCCCAGGATAACCCGGCGGCGCGCGCGCTTTATGCGCGGGCAGGCTACGCCGAGACCGGACGACGGGCGGGCTATTACGCGCGGCCGGGTGGCACACCCGTTGACGCGCTGGTGCTGGCGAAAGATTTGATCGCGTGA